TCTTAATCTTTCGCGAAATTTACACCAAAATTGATGATCAACTTCATTTGCAACATCAAGACGCCAGCCATCTATATCTAATTCTCTAAGCCAGTACTCTGCTAAATCCAGAAAATATGATTGCACCTCTGGATTTGAAGTATTTAGTTTTGGCATGTTTTTTATATTATTAGCGAATGTATCATAATTAAGTGGAGGATTTGTTTTAAGTGGAAAGGAGTCTACAAAAAACCAATCCTTATATTTAGAGTTTGCTCCCTTTTCTCTTAGATCTTTAAAGGCAAAAAAATCATAACCACAGTGATTAAAAACTGCATCTAGGACAACCTTAATTCCTCGCTTGTGTGCCTCAACTACGAATCTCCTGGCTGTTTTTTTGTCTCCAAAGGCTGGATCGATACTATAATAATCATCTGTATTATACTTATGATTACTTGAAGACTTAAAAATTGGAGTAAGATAAATAGCATTGATACCAAGATCATCAAGATAATCCAACTTTTCTATAATTCCTTGTAAATCACCACCAAAAAAAGAATCACTTTTAGGTCTCTTGCCCCACTTTTCATAATTTACTGAATTATCAGTCGAGCTTTTGTGAAATCTATCGGGAAAGATTTGATAAAAAACAGCATCCTGAACCCAATCAGCTTGAGAAAAAATATCATTTTTATTGATTTTAGGGTATTGAAAATATTCACCAAAACCCCAGATACCATGAGGTCTTACCTTAGTAAAACCTTTCTCTGTGTACCAAAGCTCTTCTCTTCCATCATTAAGATAAAAATAATATCGAAATCGACTATCTTTTACAGTAATAACTGTTTCAAAATAATCATGAAGACTATCACTAGCAATTAATTCCATCTTCTTAGTTTCTTTTGGGTCTTGATTGTCCAAAGGATAACGACTGCCATATATGATATAGAGCTCTATCAAATCACTTTTAGCTGCCTTTAACCTGATCTTTAAACTATGCATATCTATTGGATATGCATAGCTATATCCTGCCTGGTGATATACCGCTGCTTTATTCATTATAAGATCACGTCCTTAAGAACTTATAGTAGATTTTAGATATTATTC
This sequence is a window from Halanaerobiaceae bacterium ANBcell28. Protein-coding genes within it:
- a CDS encoding glycoside hydrolase family 13 protein, with translation MNKAAVYHQAGYSYAYPIDMHSLKIRLKAAKSDLIELYIIYGSRYPLDNQDPKETKKMELIASDSLHDYFETVITVKDSRFRYYFYLNDGREELWYTEKGFTKVRPHGIWGFGEYFQYPKINKNDIFSQADWVQDAVFYQIFPDRFHKSSTDNSVNYEKWGKRPKSDSFFGGDLQGIIEKLDYLDDLGINAIYLTPIFKSSSNHKYNTDDYYSIDPAFGDKKTARRFVVEAHKRGIKVVLDAVFNHCGYDFFAFKDLREKGANSKYKDWFFVDSFPLKTNPPLNYDTFANNIKNMPKLNTSNPEVQSYFLDLAEYWLRELDIDGWRLDVANEVDHQFWCKFRERLRSIKKDVYIVGENWHNSEEWLQGDQFDAIMNYPLAMAIFDFFAYKNIGSREFNNRLVKNWFLYQEKVNFSMMNLLDSHDTPRIKAIFSNKKAMNLAILFQFTYPGAPMLYYGTEVGMEGGDDPDCRRCMIWDKEEQDLEFFNYYKKLITLRRNFVSLRRGALKTIIIDEVKNIFAFMRSYKDQKKLVIINNSSIAQKYYLKAEHLDYQRKIEDHLTGESCTLKNDAYMIELPEYSARILS